Proteins found in one Planctomycetes bacterium MalM25 genomic segment:
- a CDS encoding outer membrane biogenesis protein BamB: MAPAEDAPTADAPAPRRRVVFPWAWIGLAAGGYLAIQQTDQTVDIKNLASTAVLLLLLLGLTGWYAVRGKGPLGLRIGLFAAPFLAVYLIGTFYEFRFNGAGQIIGLHRRGASKSDEMLSRVPDNQSAESGIYDWGPGEYDYPRFLGEGPWAEAVGPALARDWQANPPVELWRREIGAGWSSFAVLGYYGVTQEQRGEEELVVCYDLRTGEPVWSHSDPVRFDPEDFKGQMGYQGPRATPTIANDRVYTQGGKGLVNCLDARTGERLWSVDTAEQYGVDVIVWGKSGSPLFAPIENEGEADLVVINVGAPAGATEGSHDASVVAFNAETGEEVWKSGWRQTSYASPQLATLHGERLVLQTCDDHLVARNASDGTIVFEHPWFGQSANMPICSQVITLPENQLLLTKGYGQGASRIQVSKEGDDWSTEPLWSPPIKPVLQTKFSNVVVRDGHAFGLRGELLQCANLETGESVWRKRRRPSFGFGQVLLAGDLLLVSCEESGELVLIEATPDEYNERGVLQALKKDDLCWNNPVIVGDLLVIRSATEAAAYRLPLAGTTEEPSAVDEATAETASL; the protein is encoded by the coding sequence ATGGCCCCTGCCGAAGACGCCCCGACCGCCGACGCCCCCGCTCCGAGGCGTCGGGTTGTCTTTCCCTGGGCCTGGATTGGGCTCGCAGCGGGTGGGTACCTGGCGATTCAACAGACCGATCAGACCGTCGACATCAAGAACCTGGCGTCGACCGCGGTTTTGCTGCTGCTTCTGCTCGGCTTAACGGGGTGGTACGCGGTACGCGGCAAAGGCCCACTCGGTCTGCGGATCGGGCTGTTTGCCGCTCCCTTTCTCGCCGTGTACCTCATCGGGACGTTCTACGAGTTTCGGTTCAACGGAGCCGGGCAGATCATCGGCTTGCACCGGCGGGGCGCCTCCAAGTCCGACGAGATGCTGAGCCGTGTCCCGGACAATCAATCCGCCGAGTCGGGCATCTACGACTGGGGCCCCGGCGAATACGACTACCCCCGCTTCCTGGGCGAAGGCCCCTGGGCCGAGGCGGTCGGGCCAGCGCTCGCGCGCGACTGGCAGGCGAACCCGCCGGTGGAGCTGTGGCGGCGCGAGATCGGCGCCGGCTGGTCTTCTTTCGCGGTCCTGGGCTACTACGGCGTGACCCAGGAGCAGCGGGGCGAAGAGGAGCTGGTCGTTTGTTACGACCTGCGGACGGGCGAGCCCGTCTGGTCGCACTCGGACCCGGTCCGGTTCGACCCGGAGGACTTCAAAGGCCAGATGGGCTACCAAGGCCCACGCGCCACACCGACCATCGCGAACGACCGCGTCTACACCCAAGGCGGCAAGGGACTCGTCAACTGCCTCGACGCCCGCACGGGCGAGCGGCTCTGGAGCGTCGACACGGCGGAGCAGTACGGGGTGGACGTGATCGTGTGGGGCAAGAGCGGCTCGCCGCTGTTCGCGCCGATCGAGAACGAAGGCGAGGCCGACCTCGTGGTGATCAACGTCGGCGCGCCGGCCGGCGCGACCGAGGGCTCGCACGACGCCTCGGTCGTCGCCTTCAACGCGGAGACGGGCGAGGAGGTCTGGAAATCGGGCTGGCGTCAAACGTCGTACGCCTCGCCGCAGCTCGCCACACTGCACGGCGAACGCCTCGTTCTGCAAACGTGCGACGACCACCTCGTCGCTCGCAACGCATCGGACGGGACCATCGTCTTCGAGCACCCGTGGTTCGGGCAGAGCGCCAACATGCCGATCTGCAGCCAAGTGATCACGCTCCCCGAGAACCAACTGCTGCTGACCAAGGGCTACGGCCAGGGCGCCTCGCGCATCCAGGTCAGCAAGGAAGGGGACGACTGGTCAACTGAGCCCCTCTGGTCGCCGCCGATCAAGCCGGTGCTGCAAACGAAGTTCAGCAACGTCGTCGTCCGCGATGGCCACGCCTTCGGCCTGCGGGGCGAGCTGCTGCAGTGCGCCAATCTGGAGACGGGCGAAAGCGTCTGGCGGAAACGCCGGCGGCCCTCCTTCGGGTTCGGGCAGGTCCTCCTTGCCGGCGATCTGCTGCTGGTGAGCTGCGAGGAGTCGGGCGAGCTCGTGCTCATCGAGGCGACGCCCGACGAGTACAACGAACGGGGCGTGCTCCAAGCGCTCAAGAAGGACGATCTCTGCTGGAACAACCCGGTCATCGTTGGCGACCTGCTGGTCATCCGCAGCGCGACCGAAGCGGCCGCCTACCGGCTGCCACTCGCCGGAACCACCGAAGAACCGTCCGCTGTGGATGAAGCCACCGCTGAGACCGCATCGCTCTGA
- the pabB gene encoding Aminodeoxychorismate synthase component 1 gives MPAPSLHAEPANPSPSAAGPVVVELDPGTRPEAAFRALAGEPHAVFFDSAQRHERLGRYSYVAADPFDWFTGSPDEPDVLQQLRQRLGRWIVEPTSGLPPWQGGAAGLIGYEIGRGLERLPRPRWDEFQTPALAMGLYDTVVAFDHLQQRAWAVSQGLPAEGDARRRRAEQRVAWLLDRLDGGPSPQGERHAPAPLSQPSLAPQFATRFDGVLSDFAREDYLRAVERVVDHLRAGDAFQVNLSQRLLLEDPGDPVAMYLRLRERNPAPFGGYLDGGDWQVASASPERFLRLQDGLVETRPIKGTRPLSGVAEELLASEKDRAENVMIVDLLRNDLSRVCEDDSIDVPELFAVERYAHVQHLVSAVTGRLRRDRDATDLLAATLPGGSITGAPKVRAQEIIARLEPTARGAYCGSLAWIGFPDGQGRQAMDSSVLIRTLTRARGWIQAPVGSGVVVQSDPEAEYEETWHKAAGLIEPVTP, from the coding sequence ATGCCGGCCCCATCCCTCCATGCCGAGCCCGCCAACCCGTCGCCGTCGGCGGCGGGGCCGGTGGTCGTGGAGCTCGATCCCGGCACGCGGCCCGAAGCGGCCTTCCGTGCGTTGGCGGGGGAACCCCACGCGGTCTTCTTCGACAGTGCGCAGCGTCACGAACGGCTGGGGCGGTACTCCTACGTGGCGGCCGACCCGTTCGATTGGTTCACCGGTTCTCCGGATGAGCCCGACGTCTTGCAGCAATTGCGGCAGCGGTTGGGGCGTTGGATCGTTGAGCCGACATCCGGATTGCCCCCCTGGCAGGGCGGGGCGGCGGGGCTCATCGGCTACGAGATCGGCCGCGGCCTTGAACGCCTGCCGCGTCCACGCTGGGACGAGTTTCAGACGCCGGCGTTAGCGATGGGGCTCTACGACACGGTCGTCGCCTTCGATCACCTCCAGCAGCGGGCGTGGGCCGTCTCCCAAGGCCTGCCCGCCGAGGGCGACGCGCGGAGGCGTCGCGCCGAGCAGCGGGTGGCGTGGCTGCTCGATCGGCTTGACGGCGGCCCCAGCCCTCAAGGCGAGCGTCATGCGCCGGCGCCCCTTTCGCAGCCGAGCCTGGCCCCGCAGTTTGCCACGCGGTTCGATGGCGTGCTGAGCGACTTCGCGCGTGAGGACTACCTGCGGGCGGTCGAGCGGGTCGTTGATCACCTGAGAGCGGGCGACGCTTTCCAGGTGAACCTTTCTCAGCGGTTGCTGCTCGAGGACCCCGGCGACCCGGTCGCGATGTACTTGCGGCTCCGCGAGCGCAACCCGGCGCCGTTCGGCGGCTACCTCGACGGGGGCGATTGGCAGGTAGCCAGCGCCTCGCCCGAGCGTTTCCTCCGCCTGCAGGACGGCCTCGTGGAGACGCGCCCCATCAAGGGCACGCGCCCCCTGAGCGGCGTCGCCGAGGAGTTGCTGGCGAGCGAGAAGGATCGGGCTGAGAATGTGATGATCGTCGACCTGCTGCGCAACGACCTGTCGCGTGTCTGCGAAGACGATTCGATCGACGTGCCCGAGTTGTTCGCCGTCGAACGCTACGCCCACGTGCAGCACCTCGTCTCCGCGGTGACGGGGCGACTGCGGCGGGATCGCGACGCGACCGACCTGCTCGCCGCGACCCTGCCAGGTGGATCGATAACAGGGGCCCCGAAGGTCCGCGCCCAGGAGATCATCGCCCGCCTCGAACCGACCGCCCGCGGCGCTTACTGCGGCTCGCTCGCGTGGATCGGCTTCCCCGATGGGCAAGGCCGACAGGCGATGGACAGCAGCGTGCTGATCCGCACGCTCACCCGCGCCCGCGGCTGGATTCAGGCGCCGGTGGGCAGTGGCGTCGTCGTGCAGTCCGACCCGGAGGCCGAGTACGAGGAGACCTGGCACAAGGCGGCCGGACTCATCGAGCCGGTGACGCCGTGA
- the pabA gene encoding Aminodeoxychorismate synthase component 2: MILVIDNYDSFVHNLARLVRLTGRETAVVRNDAIDPRQIAERLPEAIVLSPGPGTPAEAGCCVEVVRRFDGVIPLLGVCLGHQAIVEALGGAVARAPEPLHGRTSLVRHEGEGLFAGLPSPMTVCRYHSLAAEEGTLPEGLEATAWSDDGVVMAVERRGTPTFGVQFHPEAILTEHGQRLIDNFVRKIG, translated from the coding sequence GTGATCCTGGTTATCGACAACTACGACAGCTTCGTGCATAACCTGGCCCGCCTCGTGCGACTGACGGGACGCGAGACCGCGGTCGTGCGGAACGATGCGATCGACCCCCGCCAGATCGCGGAGCGATTGCCCGAAGCGATCGTCCTGTCGCCCGGCCCCGGCACGCCGGCCGAGGCGGGCTGCTGCGTTGAGGTCGTGCGACGCTTCGACGGCGTTATCCCGCTGCTCGGCGTCTGCCTCGGGCACCAAGCGATCGTGGAGGCGCTCGGCGGGGCCGTCGCCCGCGCGCCGGAACCGCTGCACGGCCGCACCTCGCTCGTCCGCCACGAAGGCGAGGGGCTGTTCGCCGGGCTGCCCAGCCCGATGACGGTCTGCCGCTATCACTCGCTCGCCGCCGAGGAGGGAACGTTGCCCGAGGGCCTCGAAGCGACCGCCTGGAGCGACGACGGTGTCGTCATGGCGGTTGAGCGGCGTGGGACGCCGACCTTCGGCGTGCAGTTCCACCCGGAGGCGATCCTGACCGAGCACGGCCAGCGGCTGATCGATAACTTCGTCAGGAAGATCGGCTAA
- the pdxJ gene encoding Pyridoxine 5'-phosphate synthase codes for MATLGVNIDHVATVRQARRTVEPDPVTAAAMAVLAGADGITIHLREDRRHIQDRDLEVLMQTATVPVNLECACTDEMIGIACQTKPHQVTLVPERREEVTTEGGLDVIGGRDRVAPAVERLAGAGVLVSLFIDADPAQIEASASLGEGVDGVELHTGPYAHAFADAGGLRGAVVEQLDRLAAAGRTARSAGLRLHAGHGLNYQNVQPVAALPEMSELNIGHSLVSRAVLVGIDSAVREMKRLITTA; via the coding sequence AACATCGATCACGTCGCGACCGTGCGGCAGGCGCGTCGAACCGTCGAACCGGACCCCGTAACCGCGGCGGCCATGGCCGTACTGGCGGGCGCCGACGGGATCACGATCCACCTCCGCGAAGACCGTCGGCACATCCAGGATCGCGATCTCGAAGTCCTGATGCAAACAGCGACCGTGCCGGTCAACCTCGAGTGCGCCTGCACGGACGAGATGATCGGCATCGCTTGCCAGACCAAGCCGCACCAGGTGACGCTCGTCCCCGAACGCCGCGAGGAGGTCACCACCGAGGGGGGCCTCGATGTCATTGGGGGCCGCGACCGCGTCGCCCCGGCGGTCGAGCGGTTGGCGGGCGCCGGCGTGCTGGTCAGCCTGTTCATCGACGCCGACCCGGCGCAGATCGAAGCCTCCGCTTCGCTCGGCGAGGGAGTCGACGGCGTCGAACTGCACACCGGCCCCTACGCCCACGCCTTCGCGGATGCGGGCGGGCTCCGGGGCGCGGTCGTCGAGCAGCTCGACCGCCTCGCCGCCGCCGGCAGGACGGCGCGCTCCGCCGGCCTCCGCTTACACGCGGGGCACGGGCTCAATTACCAGAACGTCCAACCGGTCGCGGCGTTGCCCGAGATGAGCGAGCTGAACATCGGCCACAGCCTCGTCTCGCGGGCCGTGCTGGTCGGCATCGACAGCGCTGTGCGTGAGATGAAACGGCTCATCACCACCGCTTAG